CAACAGCTCTACCCATAATGTGATGCCTCTGAAGCCAAAGTTGGCCATGAGCGTACAAGAGTCTGTCATCCCCAAAATTGTTGTCTCCTgaataaataaatgaataatGTAAACACCAGCTATCCAACTGTATGGAAAATGGTAGTAGTGAAATCAACTTAAAACCAAGTCCAAAAGCAACACATCAAACATGCACATGCCacaaatattactaaaaaaaGCCATCATTCTGTAACATTTTAAATCTGTCAATTTCTTTTGCAGTGAAAATTAACTCATGTACACTAAGATGCATAAAAAGAAACATCAATTATAGATTAGAGATAAAGACATTCAAAGACGTGATACCTTTTGTCAGGACATCAACTTCTCCAGTATCCTGACGCTCATGAACCTAAAGAAAGAAGCAGCATTAGAGTCACTTAATTACGAGCAAGAAGAAGAGATGGAAGGATAAAGCACCTTTTCTTATGAACAACCACAAGTATCATTCATTTTTAACTCGTTAAAAAGAACAAGTATGATATCATATAGAAATGtgtttttgattttatttgctcCTCCAAGAAGGTAATATGTTCAACGACAGACTCCATAATTTTCGCACCACCTATTTGCTTGTCTTTCGCTTCTCTGAGGGGGATAAGAAAATTATTGATATCTAACATTTGTTTTGTGAAGTTAGGttcaaatataaatatgagcagaaagaagaaaaaatgacAAAGCATGTGTTACCCAGTGTACTCACCTTAATAACTCTGTGGACTATTGGAATTTCGCGCCCCTGAAAACAAggaaaaaatatttagtttattaaggaagagataaaaattcaaacaaacaacaaaatgaaaaaaattatttacttattttggaagagagaaaaaaattaaacacactTTCCCCCATCTTTACTTCAATgcaattttccaaattttctggatatatttttatatgttatgGCTTCCTCCACTACTTTATTGATGTTTGCATATCTAATACTACCTCCTCCCCAATTTCATGGTGATAAACCATAACTGAGGAGACAAAAGATATTCCCAGCGTAAGTGATATTTAGCGATATCTCAGCCACATACGCTTTTGGATGAAATACTAACTGATACTTATTATAAGAATAAATACAGGTAAAAGTCATAAAAACAATAGATGACTAACAAACAGAGGGGACAAATACGaaacaaacaaaataataagTACTTACATCAACATTAAAAACTACGATTTCCCCAGCACGAATAGGTTCCTTACTCATATGCAAGAATAAAATGTCACCCTGCGACATTAAAACCACCATTAAATTTTGTTAATTGGCATTTTAATACCCAAGTTACTGTGTTTGATAATTATGatagaataaaattttatgttcttaatttttttaatgttccTAAAATTCAAAAACAGCGGCTAAGCATACGCATTATAAGTCAATGTGCACAATACTAGCACAAAAGGTTTTTGTATGAATAAGCAAAAATTTGCAAAATGAAATTTACTTTTTGAAGTTAAAGGATATAACTGTATATACTAAAATCGGTACAAGAAGGGTCTTTTAATTCATGTACAGCAGCATGcgtataaatattttaagataCAGTCACTCGGTCAGTATTGCAGTTATGGTAAACTCACTCATAACATTAGCATGAGAGCATTAACAAGTGGATAGAGAGAATATCAGTTTCAATCAACGTACAACAATAGTTTTATGCAATTTACGAAACCTAGTTTGGCCATCAACATCAATGTTGAGCAACATAGAGGACCTAGCTTCTACTACAATACATGGTAATTTATCAGATCTTGAGAATAACCACCAAAATAGCCAAAAAAAATGGGAATTTCAGAAATTAGACGCCAAGGCTCTAAAATTTGTTGCACACTAGTCGGGAGACAGATTAGCGCCTAGGCAAGGACCAGACAACGCCAGGCAGATTCCACGGTATCGACATAATAAGATGAAATTTGATGTTTTAGGGTAAGCCAACAAATCACATTTCTtgttggactttaatttaattttcatttctttttgTTGGacttataatttaaattaaaagctcaaaaaacttttcaaaaaaatcccaaaaaaaaaacaacaaaaaagtAATTTTCGAATGCCTAGGGCTGCCTAAGTCCGCCTAGCCTCCTAGGCTGGCCAACTAGCACTTTTCGGTGTGGTCGGCCGGCGCCTACGCCGATTTTTAGAACACTGTTAGACACAAACAAATTTGACCGCACATAAAATACTATGTGAGTTATTAGCTATGGTAAATGACTTTTATTGTGATTGAAATCTAGTTAAAGCTAGGTAGAGATGATTGGAGATCACTAATCAGGTGATAAAATCAGATTGTTCTTTTAAATTATCAAGGGGGATTTACCCTTTTAAAACCAGGTTCCATGCTTCCAGAAAGGACAACGACAACAGGTGATTCACTACCGGTGATGCACATTAGTCCTTTCCAAATAATAAGTGCTGATGTGACTATCATACCTGAAAGACACAGAATAATAACTAGTCAATTATGTGTTCACGAGttagaaaagagaaaaaaacatGGTTTAGTGTAATATTTTGTAAATTAATAGATTATTAAGATATTCGTATAATTTACTTCACATGAAATTAACTGGTGCctagaaaaataataatgaataacACTGCAGTCATCAAGCAAATCATGGTACATCTGCTAAAAGCCTCATAAAGGATGAAGACAAAAGAATACAGTGCTATTGGATCACGGGAAATTGGTGATTAATGTCAATGActatattcatattatcatttcTATACGTAAATTTTAGCCAGTTCTTACTTATGTAAGAAATATAGAACAATCAGGCATCAGTCTTGCATTCTCATTTATATTGGGGAATGTGCTCTAAATCTCTTCGCTACTTTCTACTTCCCCTCTCAATTTCTGGAATCACCCAGCGGTCTCAAATCCCCTATCCCTTAGCAAATATATGTAAGATAAAGTTACTCCCTTATAAAAAGAGATTTATCACCTACAAAACAACATAGGCATGTCTGAGACAAACTTCTTCATTGATGTATACGCACATTGCACAAAACTATGCATTTAAATCCAAAAAGGAAATTCCAAATTTTGAATTCAACCCattaaaaaaaactcaaataCAGAGTAAAAATCATGATTGCAAACTTGAAAAACTGAATCCAACATTCAATCCATAACGAAGAGATAAAATAACGAACCGAGGCTGATGATTTGAGTGAGAACTTGTCTAAACTGCAAAGATTTGATTGAATCTATTTGCTCTCCGATCCAACCCATCTTCTATCTCCAATTCAAAGTTCCGAATTGCCCAACTTTGTAAAAGTAAATGGAAATTACTATGAGCGTTTTATTAGGCAGACTCCAATTAGGGCTTTTGGTCGAAACCAAATCGCAAATTTCTTTGTATTGCAACGTAAACCCCGTCTTTTCTAAAACTTACATATCAAGTCCACGCTAAAATAATTTCGTATCTAAAaagtagggatgtaaacgaaccaaatcgtttgtgagctattcgaagctcgattcgataaaagctcgtttgagctcgtttaatgaggctcgttaagataaacaaatcaaactcaagctttacagtattcggctcgttagctcgtgaacatgttcgttggtaagttcatgagtaatcttttaaatgaaaaaataatagttttgatatttgatttattgattttgcatataatttatgaaatatatagaaaaatctattaaatttatttattataataaatttaaaaattttaataagaataatatatttttctttaaatatataatttactttttaattaatttaatgaaaatttaaatgtataattcatatttattaagtttgtttaggctcgataaaggcttgaataagctcgtgagccatgcatatattcgttaaataaagctcgagctcggctcgattataaacgaactaaactcaaacattcaagagttcggctcgtctcgactcgattacatccctactaaaaaatcataaaataaaaattatattccaAAAACttgttttgtcaaaatgtaTCGTTATCTCCGTTATCTCCCTAAAGCACCATTACCCATTTAAAATTATactattattataatatatattttaattaaaagctttaaatttattgatttgGAAGAAATTAAATATAGACAGAGGAATAGATAATCGAATTAGCCCAGACATTGGCGTCAGAAGCAAGGTTCTGAAAAAGCGTGAAACGCCCCGAAGAGTGAATGTTGAGCTCCAAGCTTTTCAAGCTTAAGCGAGATTAGCACAGGCTTAAACAGTGAAAAagcgttttttatttttagtgtaattgtaattatctcaaaccaataaatagataaaataatacataaatatgataaatttaagtctgatgcattaattctcatatttataaaaacataaaaatctcaaaattgtaatctttatttgttttttgcAATTAGACCACattaaaaaatgataaatatttgtCAACTCTTTATCAGAcatacttaatcataattaaaattaaaaaataaatatcaaaattataaacctaatttattattttaaaataaaaaagacataccttcaaaataaaaaatttaaaaataaatagatgtgaTTAATTGTGTTTAAGCACACTTAATTAAACACTTTAATTATGCTTAATTCGATCAAACTACAGCTTCAACCACTTTTTCCGCATTCTCCAAAACGGGATGTTTTTGTCCAGCTTCAAGCTTAAGCGTACTTAAACCGGGCTTAAACGAGCTTTTTTGAACACGGTAATCAGAAGAATAAAGGTGGTGATAGATTCCATTTCTAGCATAGCTCTTTCTCATGCATCGAAGGCAGCAAAAGTAGCTTCCCTCAGACATTAACCCTTAGAGCATTGTCGTGTGATCCAATTATTCACATTCATGATCAGACGGAGTGGCGTGtgttttgtgattattttttaatttcttttccGATGTGTTTCCTTGCACATGTTGCATGATCTCGTTTTCCATTCACCCAAAGGAAGAAATATTCAAGTGCATGGACTAAACTTATACCGCGTGTGACACAATGCCAACAGCATAAAAATCCAAACAAAAATGTAACGCAAAGTGAAAAAGGCAATGCCTCAAACAAAAAGGCAGCAGTAGTTTTTTGCTACAATCTGCATCGACGGTCACACAATGGTGTTGTCGGCCGAAATTGTCCGATGGAATAGTTCAAGAAAATGGTTTGATTAGGAAGCATGCACTTGTCCATAATTGAAGCTTTCCGACAAACTTTTGTAATACTTTTTTTGCTGCACAAAAAAAAAGTATAAATGATGAGAACGGATAAAACAAGGTATTTTATTTAGATGATTGCAAATGTGTAGCACGAAAAGACCTTTTCTGAAACTGAGGGTGAGATTTTATATAATGCTCTCTTGAAATGTTCGTCTTTTATTGCCCAATATGAGTCATCAAACGAACTTTCATGTGATAACGCCAATTTATCTTCCATTGCAGCCATAGCAGCTTCATTCATCTGTCATTGTCAGGTGCAATTAATAGTTTCAGACAAAAAAACATGAAGGCTAAACTAAGAAACAAATTATGTATAAAGGAAAGTTCGTTCAGAATAACAGGGGCATACCAGTGCAGATAGATCGGCTCCACTAAAATTCTCACATGATGTGCCTTTCCCAAGGGCCATAAGATCGACGGTGGCATCTATCTTCTTCTTCCCAACAAGAGCTCTCAAGAT
The sequence above is a segment of the Primulina tabacum isolate GXHZ01 chromosome 6, ASM2559414v2, whole genome shotgun sequence genome. Coding sequences within it:
- the LOC142549466 gene encoding uncharacterized protein LOC142549466, with the protein product MGWIGEQIDSIKSLQFRQVLTQIISLGMIVTSALIIWKGLMCITGSESPVVVVLSGSMEPGFKRGDILFLHMSKEPIRAGEIVVFNVDGREIPIVHRVIKVHERQDTGEVDVLTKGDNNFGDDRLLYAHGQLWLQRHHIMGRAVGFLPYVGWVTIIMTEKPIVKYILIGALGLLVITSKE